A single region of the Methylocystis echinoides genome encodes:
- the gatA gene encoding Asp-tRNA(Asn)/Glu-tRNA(Gln) amidotransferase subunit GatA, which yields MSDLTKLSLADARDALTSKKISAVELTRAHVDAMEQARVLNCFITETPDLALKQAEASDAKLARGDAGPLEGLPLGIKDLYCSKGVRTTAASRILGNFTPTYESTVSGNLIRDGAVTLGKLNLDEFAMGSSNETSAFGPVISPWKRKGDPDAKIVPGGSSGGSSAAVSAHLCLGATATDTGGSIRQPAAFTGTVGIKPTYGRCSRWGIVAFASSLDQAGPITRTVRDAAIMLRSMAGHDPKDTTSVDAPVPDYEAAVGASVRGRRIGVPKEYRLDGMSAEIAALWDQGVAWLKEAGAEIVEISLPHTKYALPTYYIIAPAEASSNLARYDGVRYGVREPGKDINDVYEKTRAKGFGAEVRRRIMIGTYVLSAGYYDAYYVRAQKVRSLIKRDFDAAFAAGVDAVLTPATPSTAFAQGEQGSTDPVEMYLNDVFTVTVNMAGLPGISVPGGVGANGLPLGLQLIGRPFDEETLFALGHALEQAAPKVDFPQPWWREAR from the coding sequence ATGTCCGATCTCACCAAACTCTCCCTCGCCGACGCGCGCGACGCGCTGACGTCGAAGAAAATCTCGGCGGTCGAGCTGACCCGGGCGCATGTCGACGCGATGGAGCAGGCGCGCGTTCTCAACTGCTTCATCACCGAGACGCCCGATCTCGCGCTGAAGCAGGCCGAGGCCAGCGACGCGAAGCTCGCGCGTGGCGACGCCGGTCCGCTCGAAGGCCTGCCGCTCGGCATCAAGGATCTCTACTGCTCGAAGGGCGTACGCACCACGGCCGCGAGCCGCATTCTGGGCAATTTCACGCCGACCTATGAATCGACGGTCTCGGGCAATCTCATCCGCGATGGCGCGGTGACGCTGGGCAAACTCAATCTCGACGAATTCGCCATGGGCTCGTCGAACGAAACAAGCGCCTTCGGTCCGGTGATCTCGCCGTGGAAGCGCAAGGGCGATCCCGACGCGAAGATCGTACCGGGCGGTTCGTCCGGCGGCTCTTCCGCGGCGGTCTCGGCGCATTTGTGTCTCGGCGCCACGGCGACCGACACCGGCGGCTCCATCCGCCAGCCGGCGGCCTTCACGGGCACGGTCGGCATCAAGCCGACATATGGCCGCTGCTCGCGCTGGGGCATTGTGGCCTTCGCCTCGTCGCTCGATCAGGCGGGACCGATCACGCGCACCGTGCGCGACGCCGCCATCATGCTGCGCTCCATGGCCGGTCACGATCCGAAGGACACGACCAGCGTCGACGCGCCCGTGCCGGATTACGAGGCGGCCGTCGGCGCCTCTGTCAGGGGACGCCGCATCGGCGTGCCGAAGGAATATCGTCTCGACGGCATGTCGGCGGAGATCGCCGCGCTGTGGGATCAGGGCGTCGCCTGGCTGAAGGAGGCGGGCGCCGAGATCGTCGAGATTTCCCTGCCGCACACGAAATATGCGCTGCCCACCTATTACATCATCGCGCCGGCCGAAGCCTCGTCCAATCTCGCGCGCTACGATGGCGTGCGCTATGGCGTGCGCGAGCCGGGCAAGGACATCAACGACGTCTATGAGAAGACGCGCGCCAAAGGCTTCGGCGCGGAAGTGCGTCGCCGCATCATGATCGGCACCTATGTGCTGTCGGCCGGCTACTACGACGCTTATTACGTGCGCGCGCAGAAGGTTCGCAGCCTCATCAAGCGCGACTTCGACGCGGCCTTCGCCGCCGGCGTCGACGCGGTGCTGACGCCCGCCACGCCGTCGACGGCGTTTGCGCAGGGCGAGCAGGGCTCGACCGATCCGGTCGAGATGTATCTCAACGACGTCTTCACCGTCACGGTTAACATGGCGGGTCTGCCGGGCATCTCCGTGCCGGGCGGAGTTGGCGCCAATGGTCTGCCGCTCGGCCTTCAGCTCATCGGACGTCCGTTCGACGAGGAGACGCTGTTCGCCCTCGGCCATGCGCTGGAGCAGGCGGCGCCGAAGGTCGATTTCCCGCAACCCTGGTGGCGGGAGGCAAGGTGA
- a CDS encoding CBS domain-containing protein produces MLACELMRRGLVYVTADADLDYVARALASSPMGVVAVVDDNLTPIGIVTRSNLEKARPPVAAELGPIPEFLLQNRRKPVFRGNGKALADIMTTPPIFVPCEARLAEAEKVMAEHRLKRMPVVEGHKLVGVLLRREVAQALSGGRGDATLASLAREPTVLKVAQPEPDVCDIATAGDFRALVAAHERQIESERLTHHQAVMALREQRIRDLAALRLTEGAWRDMLGRARAAAANGLTESMLIRFPAQLCTDGGRAINAPDPHWPETLRGEPADVFRRWRNELRPRGFKIAAQVIEFPEGLPGDAALFLIWGAAT; encoded by the coding sequence ATGCTGGCCTGCGAACTGATGCGGCGCGGCCTCGTCTATGTGACGGCTGACGCCGATCTCGATTATGTCGCCAGAGCGCTGGCCTCCTCGCCAATGGGCGTCGTCGCGGTCGTCGACGACAATCTGACGCCGATCGGAATCGTCACCCGCAGCAATCTCGAAAAGGCGCGTCCGCCGGTCGCCGCCGAACTCGGCCCGATACCGGAGTTTCTTTTGCAAAACCGGCGCAAGCCGGTGTTTCGCGGCAATGGCAAGGCGCTTGCCGACATCATGACCACGCCGCCGATCTTCGTCCCCTGCGAGGCGCGCCTCGCCGAGGCCGAGAAGGTGATGGCGGAACATCGCCTGAAGCGCATGCCGGTGGTCGAGGGCCACAAGCTCGTCGGCGTGCTGCTGCGCCGCGAGGTGGCGCAGGCGCTGTCAGGTGGCCGGGGCGACGCCACGCTCGCCTCGCTCGCCCGCGAGCCGACCGTCCTCAAGGTCGCGCAGCCCGAACCGGATGTCTGCGACATTGCGACAGCGGGAGATTTTCGCGCGCTCGTCGCCGCGCATGAGCGTCAGATCGAAAGTGAGCGCCTCACGCATCATCAGGCCGTGATGGCGCTGCGCGAACAGCGCATCCGCGATCTCGCGGCACTGCGGCTCACGGAAGGCGCCTGGCGCGACATGCTCGGCAGGGCGCGCGCTGCGGCGGCGAACGGATTGACGGAAAGCATGCTCATTCGCTTTCCCGCGCAGCTTTGCACGGATGGCGGCCGCGCCATCAACGCGCCCGATCCGCATTGGCCGGAAACGCTGCGCGGCGAGCCCGCCGATGTGTTCCGGCGGTGGCGGAATGAGCTGCGGCCGCGCGGTTTCAAGATCGCCGCGCAGGTTATCGAGTTTCCGGAAGGACTGCCGGGCGACGCGGCGCTGTTCCTGATCTGGGGCGCGGCGACGTAA
- the gatB gene encoding Asp-tRNA(Asn)/Glu-tRNA(Gln) amidotransferase subunit GatB, translating to MATQAAPSKLIKGATGDWEVVIGMEIHAQVTSNAKLFSGASAEYGGAPNDHVSLVDAAMPGMLPVINEECVRQAIRTGLGLEAQINLRSVFDRKNYFYPDLPQGYQISQFKHPIVGEGAVIVDVSPTERITVGVERLHLEQDAGKSIHDLSPGESHVDLNRSGVALMEIVSKPDMRSAEEARAYVTKLRALLRYIGSCDGNMEQGSLRADVNVSVRRPGDPLGTRCEIKNVNSIRFIGQAIEVEARRQIGILEDGGKIDQETRLFDPGKGETRSMRSKEEAHDYRYFPDPDLLPLEFDQAYVDALKAGLPELPDAKRARFIAEYGLPPYDAGVLVMERASADFFEETAKGRDAKLAANWVINELFGRLNKEGLDVTRSPVSAQALGAIIDLISSNVISGKIAKDLFEIVWTEGGDPREIVETRGMKQVTDTGAIEAAIDAVIAANPDKVEQALAKPTMLGWFVGQVMKQTGGKANPQAVNDLLKSKLGI from the coding sequence ATGGCGACACAGGCGGCTCCCTCCAAGCTCATCAAAGGCGCGACCGGCGACTGGGAAGTCGTCATCGGCATGGAAATCCATGCGCAGGTGACGTCGAACGCCAAGCTGTTCTCCGGCGCCTCGGCCGAATATGGCGGCGCGCCCAACGATCACGTCTCGCTCGTCGACGCGGCCATGCCCGGCATGCTGCCCGTGATCAACGAGGAATGCGTCAGGCAGGCGATCCGAACCGGCCTCGGGCTCGAGGCGCAGATCAATCTGCGCTCGGTCTTCGACCGCAAGAATTATTTCTATCCCGATCTGCCGCAGGGCTATCAGATCTCCCAGTTCAAGCACCCGATCGTCGGCGAGGGCGCGGTCATCGTCGACGTGTCGCCGACCGAGCGCATCACGGTTGGCGTCGAGCGTCTTCACCTCGAGCAGGACGCCGGCAAGTCCATCCACGATCTCTCGCCCGGCGAGAGCCATGTCGACCTCAATCGCAGCGGCGTCGCGCTGATGGAGATCGTCTCGAAGCCCGACATGCGCTCGGCGGAAGAGGCGCGCGCCTATGTGACCAAGCTGCGCGCGCTGCTGCGCTACATCGGCTCCTGCGACGGCAATATGGAGCAGGGCTCGCTGCGCGCCGACGTGAATGTGTCCGTGCGTCGCCCCGGCGACCCGCTCGGCACGCGCTGCGAGATCAAGAACGTGAATTCGATCCGCTTCATCGGACAGGCGATCGAGGTCGAGGCGCGCCGTCAGATCGGCATTCTGGAAGATGGCGGCAAGATCGATCAGGAAACGCGCCTCTTCGATCCCGGCAAGGGCGAGACCCGCTCCATGCGCTCGAAGGAAGAAGCGCACGACTATCGCTATTTCCCCGATCCCGATCTGCTGCCGCTGGAGTTCGATCAGGCTTATGTCGATGCGCTGAAAGCCGGGCTGCCGGAATTGCCGGACGCAAAGCGCGCGCGCTTCATCGCCGAATATGGCCTTCCGCCCTATGATGCGGGCGTGCTCGTCATGGAACGCGCCAGCGCCGACTTCTTCGAGGAGACGGCGAAGGGGCGCGATGCGAAGCTTGCGGCCAACTGGGTCATCAACGAACTCTTCGGCCGGCTGAACAAGGAAGGTCTCGACGTCACGCGCTCGCCGGTTTCGGCGCAGGCGCTCGGCGCGATCATCGATCTCATCTCCAGCAACGTCATCTCGGGCAAGATCGCCAAGGATCTCTTCGAGATCGTCTGGACCGAAGGCGGCGATCCCCGGGAGATCGTCGAGACGCGCGGCATGAAGCAGGTGACCGACACCGGCGCCATCGAAGCCGCCATCGACGCGGTCATCGCCGCCAATCCCGACAAGGTCGAACAGGCGCTGGCGAAGCCGACGATGCTCGGCTGGTTCGTCGGTCAGGTGATGAAGCAGACCGGCGGCAAGGCGAATCCGCAGGCCGTGAACGATCTCCTGAAGAGCAAACTGGGCATCTGA
- a CDS encoding DUF1036 domain-containing protein, producing MNRRLLLTAVLTGLALTAPARADFRLCNNTNTRVSVALAYTDGKSWLSEGWWNLRPTACETLLRGPLAAQFYYVYAMDERGGEWKGKAFMCTRDREFRIDGREDCFARGFDRTGFFEIDTGRDAKSWTVQLTDPNAPAQ from the coding sequence ATGAATCGACGCCTCCTCCTAACCGCCGTTCTGACGGGGCTGGCCCTGACGGCGCCGGCGCGCGCCGATTTTCGCCTGTGCAACAACACCAATACGCGGGTCAGCGTCGCGCTCGCCTATACGGACGGGAAAAGCTGGCTCTCCGAGGGCTGGTGGAATCTGCGTCCCACGGCTTGCGAGACGCTGCTGCGCGGGCCGCTCGCGGCCCAGTTCTATTACGTCTATGCGATGGACGAGCGTGGCGGGGAGTGGAAAGGCAAGGCCTTCATGTGCACCCGCGACCGCGAGTTCCGAATCGACGGACGCGAGGACTGCTTCGCGCGCGGCTTCGACCGAACGGGCTTCTTCGAGATCGACACGGGCCGGGACGCCAAAAGCTGGACGGTGCAGCTCACCGATCCGAATGCGCCGGCGCAATGA
- the hemB gene encoding porphobilinogen synthase: MSDRQAVSAGLGLVQRPRRNRKSDWSRRLVRETTLDASDLIWPVFLVEGEGRREPVGSMPGVFRFSIDVATEEIGKVAALGVPAVALFPNTDPRLRDEMASVALDPENLVCRACRAIKSTTPDVGVITDVALDPYTSHGHDGLLRGDEIVNDETVAVLTQQAVTQARAGSDIIAPSDMMDGRVGAIRAGLDAADFQNVQIMSYAAKYASAFYGPFRDAIGTNKTLRGDKRAYQMDPANTDEALREVALDLEQGADMVMVKPGMPYLDIIHRVAETFHAPTFAYQVSGEYAMIMAAAQYGWLDEERAMMESLLAFKRAGAAGVLTYFAPRAAALLRGRE, from the coding sequence ATGTCCGACAGGCAGGCTGTTTCTGCGGGGCTGGGGCTCGTGCAGCGTCCGCGTCGCAATCGCAAGAGCGACTGGTCGCGCCGTCTCGTGCGCGAGACGACGCTCGACGCCTCCGATCTCATCTGGCCGGTTTTCCTGGTCGAGGGCGAGGGGCGCCGGGAGCCGGTCGGCTCCATGCCCGGCGTGTTTCGCTTTTCGATCGACGTTGCGACGGAAGAGATCGGCAAGGTCGCCGCGCTCGGCGTGCCGGCGGTGGCGCTCTTCCCCAACACCGATCCCAGGCTGCGCGACGAAATGGCGAGTGTCGCGCTGGACCCCGAAAATCTGGTTTGCCGCGCCTGCCGCGCCATCAAGTCGACGACGCCCGACGTCGGCGTCATCACCGATGTCGCGCTCGATCCCTACACCAGCCATGGCCATGACGGCCTGTTGCGCGGCGACGAGATCGTGAACGACGAAACGGTGGCGGTGCTGACACAGCAGGCGGTGACGCAGGCGCGCGCCGGCTCCGACATCATCGCGCCGTCGGATATGATGGACGGGCGCGTCGGCGCCATCCGCGCGGGCCTCGACGCGGCGGACTTCCAGAACGTGCAGATCATGAGCTACGCTGCGAAATATGCATCGGCTTTTTACGGCCCGTTCCGCGACGCCATCGGCACCAACAAGACCTTGCGCGGCGACAAGCGCGCCTATCAGATGGACCCCGCCAACACCGACGAGGCGCTGCGCGAAGTCGCGCTCGATCTGGAGCAGGGCGCCGATATGGTGATGGTGAAGCCGGGCATGCCATATCTCGACATCATCCACCGCGTCGCCGAGACCTTCCACGCGCCGACCTTCGCCTATCAGGTATCGGGCGAATATGCGATGATCATGGCCGCCGCGCAGTACGGCTGGCTCGACGAGGAGCGCGCGATGATGGAGAGCCTGCTCGCCTTCAAGCGCGCTGGCGCGGCGGGCGTGTTGACCTATTTCGCCCCGCGTGCGGCGGCGCTGCTGCGCGGGCGTGAGTAG
- the gatC gene encoding Asp-tRNA(Asn)/Glu-tRNA(Gln) amidotransferase subunit GatC, whose amino-acid sequence MSVDSAVVRRIAHLSRIAVDENEVERLRGELNAILSFVEALGDVNVDGVEPIASVLPMQMKKRADVVTDGAIADDILANAPAREDHYFVVPKVVE is encoded by the coding sequence ATGTCTGTCGATTCCGCGGTGGTTCGCCGCATCGCCCATCTCTCGCGCATCGCTGTCGATGAGAATGAGGTTGAGCGCCTGCGCGGCGAGCTCAACGCCATTCTGTCCTTCGTCGAGGCCCTCGGCGACGTGAACGTCGATGGCGTCGAGCCGATCGCGTCCGTGCTGCCGATGCAGATGAAGAAGCGCGCGGATGTGGTGACGGACGGCGCCATCGCCGACGACATCCTCGCCAATGCGCCCGCGCGCGAGGATCATTATTTCGTCGTCCCGAAGGTGGTCGAATAG
- the dprA gene encoding DNA-processing protein DprA, whose amino-acid sequence MTAAGQQRLTDAQLVDWLRLIRSENIGPRTFRELVNRFGGASAALEALPELTRKTLRGRTIKIATLDEVLREIDAATKLGARFVTTAEQDYPPLLRQIHDAPPVLSVRGALDASQRDGVALVGSRNASAVGLAFAERLARTLARAEYVIVSGLARGIDAVAHRATLDTGTIAVLAGGQARPYPSEHERLVAEIAERGLIVSEMPIDWEPRGRDFPRRNRIISGLSRATVVVEAARRSGSLITARFANEQGREVFAVPGSPLDPRAEGTNDLLRQGATLCARPEDVIDALAAGATGPAGGFLDSDDFIPDGEPLYDELDLFPDQSAFAFEESAGPSVDFAPVAPAEPPVAREPGPPPVDARAHILSLLGPAPAPIDELIRMSGLTAREVQGALLELDLDGRLERHGASAVSLVYAPE is encoded by the coding sequence ATGACCGCAGCGGGCCAGCAGCGTCTCACCGACGCGCAACTCGTCGATTGGCTGCGGCTGATCCGCAGCGAGAACATCGGCCCGCGCACCTTCCGTGAACTCGTCAACCGTTTCGGCGGCGCCAGCGCGGCGCTGGAGGCGCTGCCGGAGCTGACCAGGAAAACCCTGCGCGGCCGCACCATCAAGATCGCGACGCTGGACGAGGTCCTGCGCGAGATCGACGCGGCGACGAAGCTTGGCGCGCGCTTCGTCACGACGGCCGAGCAGGATTATCCGCCGCTGCTGCGCCAGATCCACGACGCGCCGCCCGTCCTGTCCGTGCGCGGCGCCCTCGACGCCAGCCAGCGCGACGGCGTGGCGCTTGTCGGCTCGCGCAATGCGTCGGCCGTGGGGCTCGCCTTCGCGGAACGGCTGGCGCGCACGCTGGCCCGGGCGGAATACGTCATCGTCTCCGGTCTCGCGCGCGGAATCGACGCGGTCGCCCATCGCGCGACGCTCGACACGGGCACCATCGCCGTGCTCGCCGGGGGACAGGCGCGCCCCTACCCGTCCGAACATGAGCGGCTCGTGGCGGAGATCGCCGAGCGCGGGCTGATCGTCTCGGAAATGCCGATCGACTGGGAGCCGCGCGGCCGCGACTTCCCGCGTCGCAACCGCATCATCTCGGGGCTGAGCCGGGCGACGGTCGTCGTCGAGGCGGCGCGCCGCTCCGGCTCGCTCATCACGGCCCGCTTCGCCAATGAGCAGGGGCGCGAGGTCTTCGCCGTGCCCGGCTCGCCGCTCGATCCGCGCGCCGAAGGGACCAATGATCTCCTGCGTCAGGGGGCGACGCTTTGCGCGCGGCCCGAGGACGTCATCGACGCGCTGGCGGCGGGCGCGACAGGGCCCGCCGGCGGCTTTCTGGACAGTGATGACTTCATCCCGGACGGCGAGCCGCTCTACGACGAGCTCGACCTGTTCCCCGATCAGAGCGCCTTCGCCTTCGAGGAAAGCGCCGGGCCGTCCGTCGATTTCGCGCCGGTCGCGCCGGCCGAGCCGCCCGTCGCGCGCGAGCCCGGACCACCGCCGGTCGACGCGCGCGCCCATATCCTGTCTCTGCTGGGCCCGGCGCCTGCGCCCATCGACGAGCTGATCCGCATGTCGGGCCTCACTGCCCGCGAGGTGCAGGGGGCGCTCCTCGAGCTTGACCTCGATGGCCGGCTGGAGCGCCATGGCGCGAGCGCCGTCTCGCTCGTCTACGCGCCGGAATGA
- a CDS encoding chorismate mutase: MSKTDADTDLKAMQDEMSDVRRVIDELDDELVALLAKRQRQIERAAKVKPALGIPARVPERVDEVLARVLGASRREGLSVELAMNLWTTIIEWAIQYEERLMGDRAPKGD; the protein is encoded by the coding sequence ATGAGCAAGACCGACGCCGACACCGACCTCAAGGCGATGCAGGACGAAATGTCCGACGTGCGCCGCGTCATCGACGAGCTTGACGATGAGCTCGTCGCCTTGCTGGCGAAGCGCCAGCGCCAGATCGAGCGCGCCGCGAAAGTGAAGCCGGCGCTCGGCATCCCCGCGCGCGTGCCGGAGCGCGTCGACGAAGTGCTGGCGCGCGTGCTCGGCGCCTCGCGGCGCGAAGGGTTGTCGGTGGAGCTGGCGATGAACTTGTGGACGACCATCATCGAATGGGCGATCCAGTATGAAGAGCGCCTGATGGGCGATCGTGCGCCCAAGGGCGACTGA
- the plsY gene encoding glycerol-3-phosphate 1-O-acyltransferase PlsY, which yields MFPMASFLPDAAALVIGYLLGSIPFGLLLTRLAGTTDVRSIGSGNIGATNVLRTGRKDLAAATLLLDALKGTAAVLIGARLSPEGALIAGFAAFIGHIAPVWLNFKGGKGVATFLGCLFGLHWQAGLAFCGVWLAVAALTRYSSLSALVASVAAPLLLFALGHGGEAFVVGAMAALLWRKHAENIARLRAGTESRIGQKG from the coding sequence ATGTTTCCCATGGCCTCTTTCCTGCCCGACGCCGCAGCCCTCGTCATTGGTTATCTTCTCGGCTCCATTCCGTTCGGACTGCTGCTGACGCGCCTTGCCGGCACGACCGACGTGCGCTCCATCGGCTCCGGCAACATCGGCGCGACCAATGTGCTGCGCACCGGCCGCAAGGATCTCGCCGCCGCGACCCTGCTGCTCGACGCGCTGAAGGGAACCGCCGCCGTGCTCATCGGCGCGCGGCTGTCGCCCGAAGGCGCGCTGATCGCGGGCTTCGCCGCCTTCATCGGACATATCGCGCCCGTCTGGCTCAATTTCAAAGGCGGCAAGGGCGTCGCCACATTTCTTGGCTGCCTGTTCGGCCTGCACTGGCAGGCGGGCCTCGCCTTTTGCGGCGTGTGGCTCGCGGTCGCCGCCCTCACCCGCTATTCGTCGCTCTCCGCGCTCGTCGCGAGCGTCGCGGCGCCGCTGCTGCTCTTCGCGCTCGGCCATGGCGGCGAGGCGTTCGTCGTCGGCGCCATGGCGGCGCTGCTGTGGCGCAAGCACGCCGAGAACATCGCCCGCCTGCGCGCCGGCACGGAAAGCCGCATTGGACAAAAGGGATGA
- a CDS encoding exodeoxyribonuclease III → MKITTWNINSVRLRMPLVAHLLKTKAPDVLCLQETKCRDAEFPMKDFAALGYKHAAINGQKGYHGVAVLSKKPLGLIEKRDFCEKGDARHISVEVEARGGPITLHNFYVPAGGDEPDVTINPKFAHKLSFLDEMTEWGQKGFAKGRVALVGDLNIAPLEHDVWSHKALLKVVSHTPVEVEKLANVFQAGKWIDAMRHFVPAEEKLYTWWSYRAADWAASNRGRRLDHILVSEALGGKLKKLDVLTEARGWERPSDHVPVTIELAE, encoded by the coding sequence TTGAAGATCACCACCTGGAACATCAATTCGGTGCGGCTGCGCATGCCGCTCGTCGCGCATCTTCTGAAGACCAAAGCGCCGGACGTTCTCTGTCTTCAGGAGACGAAGTGCCGCGACGCCGAATTTCCGATGAAGGACTTCGCCGCGCTCGGCTACAAGCACGCCGCGATCAATGGCCAGAAGGGCTATCACGGCGTCGCCGTGCTCTCGAAGAAGCCGCTGGGCCTGATCGAGAAGCGCGACTTCTGCGAAAAGGGCGACGCGCGTCATATCAGCGTCGAGGTGGAGGCCAGGGGCGGGCCGATCACGCTGCATAATTTCTACGTGCCGGCCGGTGGCGACGAGCCCGACGTCACGATCAATCCGAAATTCGCCCACAAGCTCAGTTTCCTCGACGAAATGACGGAATGGGGCCAGAAAGGCTTCGCGAAGGGCCGGGTGGCGCTCGTCGGCGATCTCAATATCGCGCCGCTCGAACATGACGTCTGGAGCCACAAGGCGCTTCTCAAGGTTGTCAGTCACACGCCGGTGGAAGTGGAAAAGCTCGCCAATGTCTTTCAGGCCGGCAAATGGATCGACGCCATGCGCCATTTCGTGCCGGCGGAAGAGAAACTTTACACATGGTGGAGTTATCGTGCAGCTGATTGGGCGGCGTCCAATCGCGGGCGCCGGCTGGATCATATTCTCGTCAGCGAGGCGCTCGGCGGGAAGCTGAAGAAGCTCGATGTGCTCACCGAAGCGCGCGGATGGGAGCGTCCCTCCGACCATGTGCCGGTGACGATCGAACTCGCGGAGTGA
- the ruvX gene encoding Holliday junction resolvase RuvX, with protein sequence MTLDLQLDALAAALPPRGRLLGLDLGTKTIGLALSDVERRLASPLDTIRRVKFSADAEALLKRTADFDVQALVFGLPLNMDGTEGPRAQATRAFMRNLRKLTPLPFAFWDERLSTAAVTRELIAQDASRAKRAEVVDRMAAAYILQGALDRLARL encoded by the coding sequence ATGACCCTCGACCTTCAACTCGACGCGCTCGCCGCCGCGCTGCCGCCCCGTGGCCGCCTTCTGGGCCTCGATCTCGGGACCAAGACCATCGGCCTCGCCCTGTCCGACGTGGAGCGGCGGCTCGCCTCGCCGCTGGACACGATCCGCCGCGTCAAATTCTCCGCGGACGCCGAGGCGCTGCTGAAGCGGACGGCCGATTTCGACGTGCAGGCGCTTGTCTTCGGCCTGCCGCTGAACATGGACGGGACCGAAGGCCCGCGCGCGCAGGCGACCCGCGCCTTCATGCGCAATCTGCGCAAGCTCACGCCCCTGCCCTTCGCCTTCTGGGACGAGCGCCTGTCAACGGCGGCGGTGACGCGCGAACTGATCGCGCAGGACGCGTCCCGCGCCAAGCGCGCCGAAGTCGTCGACCGCATGGCCGCCGCCTACATCCTCCAGGGCGCGCTCGACCGTCTCGCGCGCCTCTAG
- a CDS encoding YcjF family protein, with protein sequence MSNPERKSRPRAFRLSGDETVTSKPAPEVIEPEIDVFAAELVEGVPGGDEAAAAAQAKGVLDRYFLSPGGVFLSAASGLVTLAISVWAWKLVEDLFSHSALLGMIGLALAIAAAAAALLFIAREIRSILLQNRIAKLHAAMAQARAANDAKAASASVRELCALYETRVDLARPRAMMGDYAKQIMDGKDLIDLAERNLVAPLDQKARREIAAAAKRVSVVTAVSPRAVLDVIFVAGQAVVLMRRISEIYGGRPGLLGFFKLARSVGAHLAITGTVAVGDTLLQQVLGHGVAARLSAKLGEGVLNGLLTARVGLSAMAVCRPTPFVTEKQPGVKEVAPFLFGSEKTKA encoded by the coding sequence ATGAGCAATCCCGAGCGCAAATCCCGACCCCGCGCCTTTCGCCTCAGCGGCGACGAGACGGTGACCTCGAAACCGGCCCCAGAAGTCATCGAGCCCGAGATCGACGTGTTCGCGGCGGAGCTGGTCGAGGGCGTCCCCGGCGGCGACGAGGCGGCCGCGGCGGCGCAGGCCAAGGGCGTTCTCGACCGCTATTTTCTCTCGCCCGGCGGCGTCTTTCTCTCCGCCGCGAGCGGCCTCGTCACGCTGGCGATCAGCGTCTGGGCGTGGAAGCTGGTGGAGGACCTGTTCAGCCACTCGGCGCTGCTCGGCATGATCGGACTGGCGCTCGCGATCGCCGCCGCCGCCGCCGCGCTGCTTTTCATCGCCCGCGAGATCCGCTCGATCCTGTTGCAGAACCGCATCGCCAAATTGCACGCGGCCATGGCGCAGGCGCGCGCGGCCAATGACGCCAAGGCCGCCAGCGCAAGTGTCCGGGAACTCTGCGCGCTCTACGAGACGCGCGTCGACCTCGCGCGACCGCGCGCCATGATGGGCGATTACGCCAAGCAGATCATGGACGGCAAGGACCTCATCGATCTCGCCGAACGCAATCTCGTCGCGCCGCTCGACCAGAAGGCGCGGCGCGAAATCGCCGCCGCCGCGAAGCGCGTTTCCGTCGTCACCGCGGTCAGCCCGCGCGCCGTGCTCGACGTGATCTTCGTCGCCGGACAGGCGGTCGTGCTGATGCGCCGCATTTCCGAAATCTATGGCGGCCGTCCCGGCCTGCTCGGCTTCTTCAAGCTCGCGCGCTCCGTCGGCGCGCATCTTGCCATCACCGGCACGGTCGCCGTTGGCGACACGCTGTTGCAGCAGGTGCTCGGTCACGGCGTCGCCGCGCGGCTTTCCGCCAAGCTGGGGGAGGGCGTTCTCAACGGCCTTCTGACCGCGCGCGTCGGTCTCTCCGCCATGGCCGTCTGCCGTCCCACACCCTTCGTCACCGAGAAGCAGCCCGGCGTGAAAGAAGTCGCGCCCTTCCTGTTCGGCAGCGAAAAGACCAAGGCCTGA